A single region of the Yersinia entomophaga genome encodes:
- a CDS encoding copper resistance protein, translated as MVHQQRIAKWFLCLACLVVLVCMTQRMASMHALEQNFGLTSLSQTVDDEQTSQAPCELSAKSLLAAPTVLFELTYFALGLLLLLLVPISPCVMRFPPRRAISPSRLRVHLRFCIFRE; from the coding sequence ATGGTTCATCAACAACGCATTGCAAAATGGTTCCTCTGTCTGGCTTGTCTGGTCGTACTAGTATGTATGACTCAGCGCATGGCTAGCATGCACGCGTTAGAACAAAATTTCGGCCTGACTTCCCTGAGCCAGACGGTTGACGACGAGCAAACGTCACAGGCACCTTGTGAGCTAAGTGCTAAATCTCTCTTGGCCGCGCCAACGGTGCTGTTTGAGCTGACGTATTTTGCTTTGGGATTATTGTTACTGTTATTGGTTCCAATCTCTCCGTGCGTGATGCGGTTTCCGCCGCGGCGCGCCATTTCACCCAGTCGATTAAGGGTGCACCTCCGATTTTGCATTTTCCGGGAATAG
- a CDS encoding protein-disulfide reductase DsbD family protein, with amino-acid sequence MRNIFKTALFCLSLLWLPSLWAADSGWLISPLNDHAKVRLRAEPTAEGDTRLLLSVALEKGWKTYWRSPGEGGIAPSIRWDHAPAQVTWHWPTPQRFDVSGISTQGYQQHVSLPIVISGTSDSVLSGTLTLSTCSNVCILTDYPFRLDLSKTGSNPRFDYDFAQALGQVPITSGLVDEISAGYGNGEVQILAQRRAGWQQPELFFDTLDDADLGKPVIAISGEQLVVRVPASDGWGDSAPDLRGKNLTLVISDGGVAQEATVKLGNSVSLPNTATAYWQWILMALAGGLILNLMPCVLPVLAMKLGSVLQVENQSRGSVRLQFISSSMGILFSFWLLALLMTALRLGNHALGWGIQFQSPWFIGFMVLVTALFSANLFGLFEVRLSSSATTRIATQGGNGLGGHFWQGALATLLATPCSAPFLGTAVAFALAAPLPALWGIFTALGVGMSLPWLLIAAWPKLALCLPRPGRWMNHLRGILGLLMLASCLWLISLLSSHIGILWTGIIAGIFLLALLLAIGRHYGVRIAAIVSLISLLVIGVALLVGALTADLWRKPLHDRVPWQPLSETAIQQALKENKRVFVDVTADWCVTCKVNKINVLMRDDVQKALMEDDVVALRGDWTRPSPEMTAFLRKRGSVAVPFNQIYGPNSPQGVVLSPLLSRESLLDVLATAKGNKS; translated from the coding sequence ATGCGCAATATTTTCAAGACAGCCTTGTTCTGTCTTTCGCTGCTATGGCTGCCCAGTCTGTGGGCTGCGGATAGCGGTTGGCTCATCAGTCCGCTCAATGACCATGCCAAGGTACGGCTGCGCGCTGAACCTACCGCCGAAGGCGATACGCGCCTATTGCTGTCGGTCGCGTTGGAAAAGGGTTGGAAAACCTATTGGCGTTCGCCGGGCGAAGGCGGTATTGCACCGTCGATACGTTGGGATCATGCGCCAGCCCAAGTGACATGGCACTGGCCAACGCCGCAACGCTTTGATGTATCAGGAATCTCTACGCAAGGCTATCAACAGCATGTCTCCTTGCCGATAGTGATTTCGGGTACGTCGGATTCAGTGCTATCGGGAACGCTGACCCTATCAACCTGTAGCAACGTCTGTATTTTGACGGATTATCCTTTCCGTTTGGATCTGAGTAAAACCGGCTCCAATCCGCGTTTTGACTACGATTTCGCGCAAGCCTTAGGGCAGGTGCCGATAACCAGCGGTCTGGTCGATGAGATTTCCGCCGGTTATGGTAACGGTGAAGTGCAGATTTTAGCTCAGCGCCGTGCGGGTTGGCAGCAGCCAGAACTGTTCTTTGACACTCTCGATGATGCTGATTTGGGCAAACCGGTGATTGCCATTTCTGGTGAGCAACTGGTGGTTCGGGTTCCGGCTAGCGATGGCTGGGGTGACAGCGCGCCGGATCTGCGTGGGAAAAATCTAACGCTGGTGATCAGCGACGGCGGCGTGGCGCAGGAAGCCACCGTTAAACTGGGGAATAGCGTTTCGCTGCCTAATACCGCCACCGCCTATTGGCAGTGGATTTTGATGGCGTTGGCCGGCGGGTTGATTCTGAACCTGATGCCTTGCGTACTCCCGGTACTGGCGATGAAGTTAGGCTCGGTTTTGCAGGTTGAAAACCAAAGCCGCGGTAGCGTGCGATTGCAGTTTATTTCCTCGTCGATGGGAATTCTTTTCTCGTTCTGGCTATTGGCGTTGCTGATGACCGCGCTACGTCTTGGCAACCACGCCCTCGGCTGGGGGATTCAGTTCCAAAGCCCGTGGTTTATCGGCTTTATGGTGCTGGTGACGGCGTTATTCAGCGCTAATCTGTTTGGTCTGTTTGAAGTGCGACTTTCTTCCTCGGCGACGACCCGCATTGCGACTCAGGGTGGCAACGGCTTGGGTGGGCATTTCTGGCAAGGCGCATTGGCGACACTGCTGGCGACGCCTTGCTCCGCGCCTTTCCTCGGCACGGCCGTGGCTTTTGCGCTCGCCGCTCCGCTTCCGGCACTTTGGGGCATTTTTACTGCGCTCGGGGTTGGAATGAGTCTGCCTTGGTTGTTGATCGCCGCCTGGCCGAAGTTGGCGTTGTGCCTGCCGCGCCCTGGCCGCTGGATGAACCATCTGCGGGGGATATTGGGACTGTTAATGCTGGCGTCCTGTTTGTGGTTAATCAGCCTGTTGAGCAGCCATATCGGCATCCTGTGGACCGGGATTATTGCCGGTATTTTCCTGTTGGCTTTGTTGCTGGCTATTGGGCGTCATTATGGTGTGCGTATTGCCGCTATTGTCAGTCTAATCAGCCTGTTAGTGATTGGCGTGGCGTTGCTGGTCGGCGCGTTAACCGCGGATCTGTGGCGTAAACCGCTGCACGATCGTGTGCCATGGCAACCGCTCAGTGAAACTGCGATTCAGCAGGCGCTGAAGGAAAACAAGCGGGTTTTCGTCGACGTGACCGCTGACTGGTGTGTGACCTGCAAAGTCAATAAAATCAACGTATTGATGCGCGATGACGTGCAAAAGGCTCTGATGGAGGATGACGTAGTCGCTCTACGCGGTGACTGGACGCGCCCTTCGCCAGAGATGACGGCGTTCTTACGTAAACGCGGCAGCGTTGCCGTGCCTTTCAATCAAATCTACGGCCCAAATAGCCCGCAGGGCGTGGTGCTGTCCCCTCTGCTAAGCCGTGAATCTCTGCTAGACGTTTTAGCCACCGCTAAAGGAAATAAATCATGA
- a CDS encoding DsbA family protein, with amino-acid sequence MKIVTLLVLSLITAPVFAAPFTPEQELRIKELIGETLISNPEILEKSVNAWQQKANDEQGKQLSALIKANEKDLYQDPASPRLGAENPKLTLVSFTDYNCPYCKTFDPLLEKIVKTYPQVALVIKPLPFKGESSVRSAQVALTLWQQHPEQFLPFHQRLMAKKGFHDAASIAAAEKKTGVVAVEPTEQSLNVLRTNLRLADQLGIQGTPATLIGDQMVPGAISYDQLEEIVKAQLAQAEK; translated from the coding sequence ATGAAAATCGTCACTCTGTTGGTACTTTCCCTGATAACTGCGCCGGTATTCGCGGCACCTTTTACTCCAGAGCAAGAGCTGCGTATTAAAGAATTGATCGGAGAAACTCTGATTTCTAATCCGGAAATTCTGGAAAAATCGGTTAATGCGTGGCAGCAAAAGGCTAACGATGAGCAAGGTAAGCAACTGAGCGCCTTGATTAAAGCCAATGAAAAAGATCTGTATCAGGACCCAGCTAGCCCGCGTTTGGGAGCGGAAAATCCGAAGTTAACGCTAGTTTCCTTTACCGATTACAACTGTCCGTATTGCAAAACCTTCGATCCACTGTTGGAAAAGATCGTTAAAACCTATCCTCAGGTGGCTTTAGTGATCAAGCCGTTGCCATTTAAAGGCGAAAGTTCAGTACGCAGCGCCCAGGTGGCTCTGACGCTGTGGCAACAGCATCCGGAGCAATTTTTACCGTTTCATCAGCGTTTGATGGCGAAAAAAGGTTTCCATGATGCAGCGAGCATCGCTGCTGCCGAGAAAAAAACCGGCGTAGTTGCGGTGGAACCCACGGAGCAGAGCCTGAACGTATTGCGGACTAACCTGCGTCTGGCCGATCAACTGGGTATTCAAGGGACTCCCGCCACGTTAATCGGCGACCAAATGGTGCCAGGGGCAATATCCTATGATCAACTAGAAGAAATTGTTAAAGCGCAACTGGCGCAGGCGGAAAAATGA
- a CDS encoding protein disulfide oxidoreductase has translation MSRLKRWSRELLILLAVVLALTVAMDWLRSPQAPPSWAEESLVTLDGQPVSLKALSEEKPLLVYFWASWCGVCKFTTPSVNTLAAQGENVMTVALRSGDNQQVEKWLAKKGQRLPVVNDPSGQLSAQWQIGVTPTIAILYRGEMVSSTSGWTSLWGMKLRLWWASF, from the coding sequence ATGAGCCGACTGAAACGTTGGAGCCGTGAGCTGCTAATCCTGCTGGCGGTGGTGCTGGCGTTGACCGTTGCTATGGATTGGCTGCGCAGCCCGCAGGCGCCGCCGAGCTGGGCGGAGGAATCACTGGTCACTCTGGATGGGCAGCCGGTGTCTCTGAAAGCGCTGAGTGAGGAAAAACCGCTGTTGGTATATTTCTGGGCCAGCTGGTGTGGCGTATGTAAATTTACTACGCCTAGCGTGAACACCCTGGCTGCTCAAGGGGAAAATGTGATGACCGTAGCGCTGCGCTCCGGAGATAACCAGCAGGTAGAAAAGTGGCTGGCAAAGAAAGGTCAGCGTTTGCCGGTGGTAAACGATCCTTCGGGGCAACTCTCTGCCCAATGGCAGATAGGGGTTACTCCGACCATCGCAATTTTATATCGCGGAGAAATGGTCAGCAGCACCAGCGGCTGGACCAGTTTGTGGGGTATGAAACTGCGGTTGTGGTGGGCCAGTTTCTGA
- a CDS encoding DMT family transporter, producing the protein MNVLFPLFAVIIWSVNAVVSKISATAIDPAAISFYRWLLAFITLTPFLLMGVIRNWPAIKVYWWKLFILGLLGMVLYQSLAYYAAHSVSALFMGILSSLIPLLTVLISIVVLRVAPTVGIALGSILSLGGLVWLVSAGDPAQLLQHGIGQGEAMMLAASTSYALYGVLTKRWNIQLPNWQSLYMQIVFGVLLLIPNFLLASDVQLTAQNIPLVLFAGIPASIIAPYLWIHGVMRLGANTASIFMNLTPVFTAIIAVSFLHEQLHSYHLIGGGITLAGVILAQRLRIPLRKTPAPIIEIKVESTTNQQTNKS; encoded by the coding sequence ATGAATGTGCTTTTCCCTCTGTTCGCGGTGATCATTTGGTCGGTCAATGCCGTGGTCAGTAAAATCTCTGCCACGGCTATCGACCCAGCGGCAATCTCTTTCTATCGCTGGTTACTGGCGTTTATCACCCTTACCCCTTTTTTACTCATGGGCGTGATTCGCAACTGGCCGGCGATTAAGGTTTACTGGTGGAAACTGTTCATTCTGGGCCTACTGGGAATGGTGTTGTATCAAAGCCTGGCTTATTATGCGGCACACAGCGTTAGCGCCCTGTTTATGGGGATTCTCAGCTCGCTTATTCCGTTGTTAACCGTATTAATCAGTATTGTCGTACTGCGGGTTGCTCCCACAGTAGGCATCGCTTTAGGCAGTATTTTATCGCTGGGTGGACTGGTGTGGCTGGTGAGCGCTGGCGATCCGGCGCAGTTGCTACAGCACGGTATTGGTCAAGGTGAGGCGATGATGCTGGCGGCCTCTACCTCTTACGCTCTGTACGGCGTACTCACCAAACGCTGGAATATTCAGCTACCTAACTGGCAATCTCTGTACATGCAGATTGTGTTTGGTGTGCTGTTGTTAATCCCTAATTTCCTGCTGGCAAGCGATGTGCAGCTTACCGCGCAAAATATTCCGTTGGTGCTATTTGCTGGTATCCCTGCGTCAATTATCGCGCCTTACCTGTGGATTCACGGCGTGATGCGTTTAGGTGCCAATACCGCATCGATTTTTATGAATCTGACTCCGGTATTCACCGCCATTATTGCCGTAAGCTTCCTGCACGAACAATTACACAGCTATCACCTGATTGGCGGGGGAATTACACTGGCCGGTGTCATTCTGGCGCAACGTCTGCGGATTCCACTACGTAAAACCCCAGCGCCAATTATTGAAATCAAGGTTGAATCAACCACCAATCAGCAAACGAATAAAAGCTAG
- a CDS encoding AraC family transcriptional regulator, with amino-acid sequence MASSLLPKALAAPPKTLLLRCEELNADTEFLPHSHQYGQLICVKSGVVAMSVGGQRFLAPPEFSLWIPSGMEHSSYNRRPTQYRAIDIALDLCKELPDSPCLINFSPIINVILEDCFTRGMSAPQTPQDHRLVQVLIDQLKISPIQRTYLPTSQDKLLAPILSALERCPSDNTSLSQWAKRVYSTERTLSRRCQRELGMPFSEWRQRLRFLHAISLLEQGKTVNSVALEVGYSSASAFIVMFQQISGTTPERYRRGQ; translated from the coding sequence ATGGCTTCTTCCTTGCTACCCAAGGCGCTGGCTGCGCCACCTAAAACCCTGTTGCTCCGTTGTGAGGAACTCAATGCTGATACGGAGTTTTTGCCGCATTCTCATCAATATGGGCAGTTAATTTGCGTCAAATCTGGCGTCGTTGCCATGAGCGTCGGTGGGCAGCGCTTCCTTGCTCCGCCAGAGTTCAGCCTATGGATACCTAGCGGAATGGAGCACTCTAGCTATAATCGGCGGCCAACCCAATATCGGGCCATAGATATTGCGTTGGATTTATGCAAAGAGCTGCCGGATTCTCCCTGTCTGATTAACTTTAGCCCGATCATTAATGTCATTCTGGAAGATTGCTTTACGCGCGGGATGTCTGCGCCGCAGACGCCGCAGGATCACCGTTTGGTGCAGGTGTTGATCGACCAACTGAAAATATCACCGATACAACGCACTTATTTGCCCACCTCGCAGGATAAACTGCTGGCACCCATTCTATCCGCGTTGGAGCGCTGTCCGTCAGACAATACGTCGTTATCTCAATGGGCTAAACGGGTTTACAGCACCGAGCGCACGTTATCTCGCCGCTGCCAGAGGGAATTAGGCATGCCTTTTAGCGAGTGGCGGCAAAGACTGAGGTTTTTACATGCTATTTCTCTATTAGAACAAGGAAAAACCGTAAATAGCGTGGCGTTGGAAGTGGGATACAGCTCGGCGTCGGCCTTTATTGTTATGTTCCAGCAAATTTCAGGCACCACGCCGGAGCGTTATCGGCGCGGACAATAG
- the pdxB gene encoding 4-phosphoerythronate dehydrogenase PdxB: MKILVDENMPYAKDLFQRLGEVQAVPGRPIPLEALTHADALMVRSVTKVNAELLEGTGIGFVGTATAGTDHVDEVWLRQQGIGFSAAPGCNALAVVEYVFSALMMMAERDGFHLRDKTVGIIGVGNVGARLNARLQALGVRTLLCDPPRADRGDSEEFWPLEKLVREADVLTFHTPLNKSGPYQSLHMAEAELLAALPDNRILINACRGAVVDNAALLKALEKGKKLSVVLDVWEPEPELSLPLLARVDIGTPHIAGYTLEGKARGTTQVFEAFSRHIGQPQSVELSSLLPQPEFSHIRLNGGLDEGKLKRLMHLVYDVRRDDAPLRQVAGIKGEFDRLRKHYQERREWSSLCVQCDDEASAELLQKLGFTTQLL; encoded by the coding sequence GTGAAAATTCTGGTTGATGAAAATATGCCTTACGCCAAGGACCTGTTCCAGCGTTTAGGTGAAGTGCAGGCGGTGCCGGGGCGACCAATTCCCCTTGAGGCTTTGACCCACGCGGACGCGCTGATGGTGCGCTCTGTCACTAAAGTCAACGCGGAATTGTTAGAAGGCACTGGCATCGGTTTTGTTGGCACCGCTACCGCGGGCACGGATCATGTGGATGAGGTCTGGCTACGTCAGCAGGGGATCGGTTTTTCGGCGGCTCCCGGCTGTAATGCTCTCGCGGTGGTGGAATACGTTTTTTCTGCCCTGATGATGATGGCGGAGCGCGATGGATTCCATCTGCGTGATAAAACCGTCGGAATTATTGGTGTAGGTAATGTGGGGGCGCGGCTTAATGCGCGCTTGCAAGCCTTAGGCGTTCGGACGTTATTGTGCGATCCCCCGCGTGCGGATCGGGGGGATTCAGAAGAATTCTGGCCGTTGGAAAAACTGGTGCGGGAAGCGGATGTGCTGACTTTCCATACGCCGTTAAACAAAAGTGGCCCTTATCAAAGCCTGCACATGGCGGAGGCCGAGCTGCTGGCCGCACTGCCGGATAACCGTATTCTGATCAATGCCTGTCGTGGTGCTGTCGTCGATAACGCGGCGCTGCTGAAGGCGTTGGAAAAAGGTAAAAAACTCAGCGTGGTATTGGACGTGTGGGAACCTGAGCCAGAGCTATCGCTGCCACTATTGGCGCGGGTGGATATTGGCACGCCACATATCGCCGGTTATACGCTGGAAGGCAAGGCGCGCGGCACCACGCAGGTATTTGAAGCTTTCAGCCGGCATATTGGTCAGCCGCAATCGGTGGAATTGTCCTCATTGTTACCTCAGCCGGAATTTAGCCATATTCGGTTAAATGGCGGGTTGGATGAAGGCAAATTAAAGCGATTAATGCACTTGGTGTATGATGTGCGCCGCGATGATGCGCCGTTGCGACAGGTTGCCGGTATTAAAGGCGAATTTGATCGGCTGCGTAAGCATTATCAAGAACGTCGTGAATGGTCATCGTTGTGCGTACAGTGCGACGATGAGGCCAGCGCAGAATTACTGCAAAAACTGGGCTTCACGACTCAGCTTTTGTAG
- a CDS encoding aspartate-semialdehyde dehydrogenase produces the protein MSDGWNIALLGATGAVGEALLELLQERQFPVGELYPLASERSAGATVRFNGKSLLVENVAEFDWSQAQLAFFVAGSEASALYAEDAGNSGCLVIDSSGLFAMEPDVPLVVPSVNPQVLADYRNRNIVAVADSLTSQLLTAIKPLTEQAGLSRLHVTSLISASAHGKAAVDDLAGQSAKLLNGIPAEAAIFPKQLAFNVLPLLADEEGSVREERRLVDQVRKVLQDEGLPISVSCIQSPVFYGHAQVVHLEALRPIASDEARSELESCEDIQLTEEDDFPTQVSDASGSNYLSIGCVRNDYGIPEILQFWSVADNIRFGGALMAIETAERLLQEQLY, from the coding sequence ATGTCTGACGGCTGGAATATTGCTCTGTTAGGAGCGACGGGCGCAGTAGGTGAAGCTTTACTGGAGCTGTTACAAGAGCGCCAGTTCCCGGTTGGTGAATTGTATCCTCTGGCCAGCGAGCGTAGCGCCGGAGCCACGGTGCGTTTCAATGGCAAAAGCCTGCTGGTGGAAAATGTGGCAGAGTTTGACTGGTCGCAGGCCCAGTTGGCCTTCTTTGTGGCAGGCAGCGAAGCCTCTGCGCTGTATGCGGAGGACGCCGGTAACTCCGGTTGTCTGGTGATTGATAGCAGCGGCCTGTTCGCCATGGAACCCGACGTTCCGCTGGTGGTGCCAAGCGTCAATCCGCAGGTTCTGGCCGATTATCGTAACCGTAATATCGTAGCGGTAGCCGATAGCCTCACTAGCCAGTTACTGACGGCAATCAAACCGCTGACCGAGCAGGCCGGTTTGTCCCGTTTACACGTTACCAGCCTGATTTCGGCTTCTGCTCACGGCAAAGCCGCCGTGGATGATTTAGCCGGTCAAAGTGCCAAATTGCTGAACGGTATTCCGGCTGAAGCTGCTATCTTCCCGAAACAGCTGGCGTTTAACGTCTTGCCACTGCTGGCGGACGAAGAGGGCAGCGTGCGTGAAGAGCGCCGCTTGGTCGATCAGGTGCGCAAAGTGCTGCAAGACGAAGGCCTGCCGATTTCCGTCAGTTGCATTCAGTCGCCGGTTTTCTACGGTCATGCACAAGTGGTTCATTTGGAAGCCTTGCGTCCTATCGCTTCTGATGAAGCTCGCAGTGAACTGGAAAGCTGTGAAGATATTCAGTTGACGGAAGAAGATGATTTCCCAACGCAGGTTAGCGATGCTTCTGGCAGCAACTATCTGAGTATTGGTTGTGTGCGTAACGATTACGGTATTCCTGAGATTCTGCAATTCTGGTCCGTTGCCGACAATATTCGCTTCGGCGGCGCGCTGATGGCAATCGAAACCGCAGAGCGCCTGTTGCAGGAGCAACTGTACTAA
- the truA gene encoding tRNA pseudouridine(38-40) synthase TruA, whose amino-acid sequence MSELELSPQPEQAAGLKIALGIEYNGSRYFGWQRQQEVASVQACLEAALTRVANEPITVQCAGRTDAGVHATGQVVHFVTSAVRKDAAWTMGVNTHLPPDIAVRWVKTVSEDFHARFSATARRYRYVIYNHRYRPAILAQGVTHCYMPLDAEKMARAAQALLGENDFTSFRAVQCQSRTPWRNVKHVKVSRQGAYIVVDIKANAFVHHMVRNIVGSLIEVGCGNQDENWIAELLALKDRTKAAATAKAEGLYLVAVDYPEHFDLPQVPMGPLFLADDEFLAVKSF is encoded by the coding sequence ATGTCTGAGCTTGAATTATCCCCGCAGCCGGAGCAGGCGGCGGGTCTGAAGATCGCGCTGGGCATTGAATACAACGGCAGCCGCTACTTTGGCTGGCAGCGTCAGCAAGAAGTGGCCAGCGTGCAGGCCTGTCTGGAAGCGGCGTTGACCCGAGTGGCCAACGAGCCTATCACCGTGCAGTGCGCCGGTCGTACTGACGCAGGCGTGCATGCAACCGGTCAGGTAGTACATTTTGTCACCTCAGCGGTGCGAAAAGATGCGGCCTGGACCATGGGCGTCAATACCCATTTGCCACCGGATATCGCGGTGCGCTGGGTAAAAACCGTCAGTGAAGATTTCCACGCGCGTTTCAGCGCTACCGCGCGTCGCTATCGTTATGTGATTTATAACCATCGCTATCGTCCGGCTATTTTGGCGCAGGGCGTGACCCACTGCTATATGCCGTTGGATGCGGAAAAAATGGCGCGCGCGGCGCAGGCGCTGTTGGGGGAAAACGATTTTACCTCGTTCAGAGCGGTGCAATGCCAGTCCCGCACGCCGTGGCGAAATGTAAAACATGTAAAAGTTTCCCGACAGGGCGCTTATATCGTGGTAGATATCAAGGCCAACGCATTTGTTCATCATATGGTGCGAAATATCGTTGGCAGCTTGATTGAGGTTGGATGCGGTAATCAAGACGAAAACTGGATTGCGGAGCTATTGGCGCTGAAAGATCGAACCAAAGCGGCGGCAACGGCGAAGGCCGAAGGGTTATATTTAGTGGCGGTAGATTATCCGGAACATTTTGATTTACCTCAGGTACCTATGGGGCCGTTGTTTTTGGCTGACGATGAGTTCTTAGCTGTGAAAAGCTTTTAG
- a CDS encoding DedA family protein encodes MEFIRFVIDFILHIDVHLAELVAQYGIWVYGILFLILFCETGLVVTPFLPGDSLLFVAGTLAALPTNDLNVHTMVVLMVIAAIIGDAVNYTIGRVFGEKLFSNPDSKIFRRAYLDKTHQFYEKHGGKAIILARFVPIVRTFAPFVAGMGKMSYRHFAAYNVIGALVWVLLFTYAGYIFGNVPFVQNNLKLLIVVIIVVSILPGVIEVWRHRRAATRQKNK; translated from the coding sequence ATGGAATTCATACGGTTCGTTATTGATTTTATTCTGCATATTGATGTCCATCTGGCAGAGTTGGTAGCGCAGTACGGTATTTGGGTTTATGGCATCCTGTTTCTGATTTTATTCTGTGAAACCGGTCTGGTTGTGACGCCGTTCCTACCAGGGGATTCCCTGCTGTTCGTCGCTGGCACGCTGGCTGCATTGCCAACCAACGATCTCAATGTACATACCATGGTGGTTTTAATGGTGATCGCCGCAATTATCGGTGATGCGGTTAACTACACTATTGGCCGCGTATTTGGTGAAAAGCTGTTCAGCAATCCTGATTCGAAAATATTCCGACGCGCCTATCTGGATAAAACTCACCAGTTTTATGAGAAACATGGCGGGAAAGCGATTATTTTGGCTCGATTTGTTCCTATCGTGCGCACATTTGCGCCGTTTGTCGCCGGTATGGGTAAAATGTCCTATCGTCACTTTGCGGCGTATAACGTGATAGGGGCGTTGGTATGGGTGTTATTATTCACCTATGCTGGTTATATTTTCGGAAACGTGCCTTTTGTGCAGAACAATCTGAAATTACTGATAGTAGTGATTATTGTTGTTTCCATTTTGCCGGGTGTTATTGAGGTTTGGCGGCATCGCCGCGCGGCTACC